A stretch of Blautia liquoris DNA encodes these proteins:
- the allB gene encoding allantoinase AllB, giving the protein MSKKIFYGGMIVLPDQVKNGSLVVEDDKIIGILQPGIHLNSEYQEINVEGKILMPGVIDSHVHMWDPSPQNYREDWKCGSQCAASGGITTIVDMPLSVPPVTDEKGFKIKYDVAKKDSCVDFAFWGGLTPGCVDNLEKLNALGCVAYKGFMSFANPDYPQITDGYLVQGMKNASKFDGLIGVHAENAEVADFGSKSMAKQKNIPNRMHDEARPWWVELEAIERATLFAKATGSRLYICHMTIAEGAQYLKEAKAKGIKVNVETCPHYLLFDKNIMDEKGSYAKCNPPLRSRENVDKLWNYVFDGTIDTLGSDHGPYSDEEKVKEGNFFLEYSGFGGFDAMLSGMLTEGVHKRDLPLTTLSAITAGNTAKIMGLAPKKGSLMPGVDADILVVDLNEQWIFDGTKSLSKTKTVNNIYHHQHMKGRVKQTWVRGQLVYDNGKILKEGGYGTYIPKQNKIIK; this is encoded by the coding sequence ATGAGCAAAAAGATATTTTATGGAGGAATGATAGTTCTTCCAGATCAGGTTAAAAATGGAAGTTTAGTTGTAGAAGATGATAAAATTATTGGAATATTACAGCCTGGTATTCACTTGAATTCGGAATACCAGGAAATTAACGTAGAAGGAAAAATATTAATGCCAGGTGTAATTGATTCCCATGTACATATGTGGGATCCTTCTCCGCAAAACTATAGAGAAGACTGGAAATGTGGATCTCAGTGTGCTGCTTCGGGTGGGATTACCACAATTGTTGATATGCCACTTAGCGTTCCACCGGTAACTGATGAAAAAGGATTTAAAATAAAGTATGATGTGGCGAAAAAAGATTCTTGTGTTGATTTTGCGTTTTGGGGTGGACTTACACCAGGGTGCGTAGATAACCTGGAGAAGTTGAACGCATTAGGCTGTGTGGCCTATAAAGGGTTTATGAGTTTTGCGAATCCAGACTATCCACAAATTACAGATGGATATCTAGTACAGGGAATGAAAAATGCCAGTAAATTTGATGGACTTATTGGTGTTCATGCTGAAAATGCAGAAGTGGCGGACTTTGGTAGTAAAAGCATGGCGAAACAGAAAAATATTCCAAATAGGATGCACGATGAAGCGAGACCCTGGTGGGTTGAACTGGAAGCTATAGAGAGAGCAACTCTTTTTGCTAAGGCAACGGGATCAAGATTATATATATGCCATATGACAATAGCCGAGGGAGCTCAGTATCTTAAAGAAGCAAAAGCTAAGGGAATTAAAGTTAATGTTGAGACATGCCCGCATTATTTATTGTTTGATAAGAATATTATGGATGAAAAAGGGTCATATGCAAAATGTAATCCACCGCTTCGGAGTCGAGAGAATGTCGATAAATTATGGAACTATGTTTTCGATGGAACCATTGATACTCTAGGATCTGATCATGGGCCATATTCTGATGAAGAAAAAGTAAAAGAAGGGAATTTCTTTTTGGAATATAGTGGTTTTGGCGGTTTCGATGCAATGCTTTCTGGTATGTTGACGGAAGGAGTCCATAAACGGGATTTGCCATTAACAACGCTCTCGGCAATCACGGCCGGAAACACAGCCAAAATTATGGGCTTGGCACCAAAAAAGGGAAGTTTAATGCCTGGGGTAGATGCTGATATTTTAGTTGTAGATTTAAATGAACAATGGATTTTTGATGGTACAAAGAGTCTGTCGAAGACGAAAACAGTAAATAATATTTATCATCATCAGCACATGAAAGGAAGAGTAAAACAGACTTGGGTAAGAGGGCAGCTGGTATATGATAATGGAAAAATTCTAAAAGAAGGGGGGTATGGAACCTATATACCTAAGCAGAATAAGATTATAAAATAA
- a CDS encoding IS110 family transposase: MIKINYMSTLFVGIDVSSKSNVVYAMDFDENKLLSPSFRNNQPGADELAGMIQDCMKDHPNLNMIVAALESTSVYSIHIANYLSTCESLMPYKAYVFCLNPKATANYRKSYVAMDKTDPMDAYLIADFARVGRIKKCEAWRGSQFLALKRLTRHRLHLAECITREKAYLEKKIQNGGKKSKSSHSLKKWLILTHSPSQISVQ; this comes from the coding sequence ATGATTAAGATCAACTATATGTCCACTTTGTTTGTTGGTATTGATGTAAGTTCAAAATCCAACGTTGTTTATGCCATGGATTTCGATGAAAACAAGCTGCTGTCACCCTCATTTCGTAACAATCAGCCGGGGGCTGATGAACTTGCCGGGATGATCCAGGACTGTATGAAAGATCATCCCAATCTCAATATGATTGTTGCTGCTCTGGAATCTACTTCCGTTTACAGCATACATATCGCCAATTATCTGTCTACCTGTGAGTCACTTATGCCTTATAAGGCCTATGTTTTCTGCCTAAACCCGAAAGCAACGGCCAATTATCGCAAGTCTTACGTGGCAATGGACAAGACCGATCCCATGGATGCCTATTTGATCGCTGATTTCGCAAGAGTCGGCCGCATTAAAAAATGTGAGGCATGGCGCGGCAGCCAGTTCCTTGCACTAAAACGATTGACCAGACACCGGCTTCATCTGGCTGAATGCATTACAAGAGAGAAGGCCTATCTTGAGAAGAAGATTCAGAATGGCGGAAAGAAGTCAAAATCGAGCCACTCTTTGAAGAAATGGTTGATTTTGACACATTCTCCAAGTCAGATTTCCGTGCAGTAA
- a CDS encoding carbohydrate ABC transporter permease has protein sequence MKKTEAMKKIVTYLITLLLIAIILIPILILIYGSLKGGGIKNYIDVLTNYHIEMYFKNSIFVTVIVVVMVVFMDILAGFALSKLQFPGKNFIYVFLLSALLLPAAAIMVPVFQISSKLGILNTYISLVGPYVVLIAPFNLLTVKNGFDALPNTVLEAALIDGCSTFKALWKIAVPMCRPSIMMAVIWTFLSSWNEYLFASIMLREESMMTITVIPTKFQQMYGGNTGKLFASLFIIIIPVMIVYFILQKFVTSGMNDGAVKE, from the coding sequence ATGAAAAAAACAGAGGCAATGAAAAAAATAGTAACCTATCTTATCACTCTGCTGTTAATCGCCATTATACTGATTCCGATTTTGATTTTGATTTATGGATCTTTAAAAGGGGGCGGCATAAAAAATTATATTGACGTATTGACCAATTATCATATAGAAATGTATTTCAAAAATAGTATTTTTGTTACAGTCATTGTTGTTGTGATGGTTGTGTTTATGGATATTCTGGCAGGATTTGCACTTTCGAAACTACAGTTTCCAGGAAAAAATTTTATTTATGTTTTCTTATTATCTGCATTACTTCTTCCTGCAGCGGCGATTATGGTTCCGGTTTTTCAGATCAGTTCCAAGCTGGGAATATTAAATACTTATATTTCATTGGTAGGACCTTATGTTGTGTTAATTGCACCGTTTAATCTGCTTACAGTTAAAAATGGTTTTGATGCACTACCAAATACTGTTTTAGAGGCGGCACTGATAGACGGATGCTCTACATTCAAAGCATTGTGGAAAATTGCAGTTCCTATGTGCAGACCGTCTATTATGATGGCCGTTATCTGGACTTTTTTGTCTAGTTGGAATGAATATTTATTTGCATCTATTATGCTGAGAGAAGAGTCAATGATGACAATAACTGTTATTCCGACTAAGTTTCAACAGATGTATGGAGGAAATACAGGTAAATTGTTTGCGTCACTGTTTATTATCATCATTCCGGTAATGATTGTCTATTTTATTCTGCAGAAATTTGTGACATCAGGAATGAATGACGGAGCTGTAAAAGAATAA
- a CDS encoding ABC transporter substrate-binding protein, with translation MKKQMALALVLCMTASLVGCGSGTSKEEKSAEGEKVKLKVQSWQYALGNYKGFSEDDDIEKAIEEEFEKSHPNIDVEIILTRQEDHYNQLKVDFPAGTAPDVIGIAAGATLEQFKSQLEPLAPYAEEEWGENWLDKFAPDAFTNIRMSGDETYAFPSAMSVAGTVWYAGEQLKAGGVESMPTTWDELEDATKTLRENGSIPLEFGGQDTWQNYDMFITLLASLNKDVCNKVFTLEEEWNQEDVIKAFEYYQKLYTDGIVQDGATTTPLYNEGYSLWKDDNGEGVVPMIFNGSWDLGSLNSNNSFYETYAARDIGVSALPAIEGKDSMAITAPDVSWAISGSSEVKDAAWEFVKWMCDDMQQSVVDGLGFFSVLKDAPAMTTETTEAYQKAYDAIVAIIASGNTVGFREALYPEMGDALYDNLQLLATGGTTPEEATLAMDTACEALK, from the coding sequence ATGAAAAAGCAGATGGCATTGGCATTGGTTCTGTGCATGACCGCATCACTTGTTGGATGTGGAAGCGGGACATCAAAAGAGGAAAAATCAGCAGAAGGTGAAAAAGTTAAATTAAAGGTACAGTCATGGCAGTATGCGTTAGGAAATTATAAAGGTTTCAGTGAAGATGATGATATCGAAAAGGCTATCGAGGAAGAGTTCGAGAAGAGCCATCCGAATATTGATGTAGAAATTATTTTGACACGTCAGGAAGATCATTATAATCAATTAAAAGTTGATTTTCCAGCAGGAACAGCGCCAGATGTTATTGGTATTGCAGCGGGGGCAACGCTGGAGCAATTCAAGAGTCAGTTGGAACCGCTAGCACCATACGCAGAGGAAGAATGGGGAGAAAATTGGTTAGACAAATTTGCTCCTGATGCATTTACAAATATCAGAATGTCAGGAGATGAGACGTATGCATTCCCAAGTGCGATGTCGGTAGCAGGCACAGTTTGGTATGCAGGTGAGCAGCTGAAGGCCGGCGGTGTGGAGTCTATGCCAACTACATGGGATGAGCTAGAAGATGCAACAAAGACATTAAGAGAGAATGGAAGTATTCCATTGGAATTCGGCGGACAAGATACATGGCAGAATTATGATATGTTTATCACACTTCTGGCAAGCCTGAATAAGGATGTCTGCAATAAGGTGTTTACATTAGAGGAAGAATGGAATCAGGAAGATGTAATTAAAGCATTTGAATATTATCAGAAATTATATACAGATGGTATTGTGCAGGATGGAGCAACAACAACACCACTTTATAATGAAGGATATTCTCTGTGGAAAGATGATAATGGTGAGGGCGTTGTACCGATGATTTTCAATGGTTCATGGGATTTGGGGTCATTGAACAGTAACAACAGCTTTTATGAAACTTATGCAGCACGTGATATCGGAGTATCTGCACTTCCTGCAATAGAAGGAAAAGACAGTATGGCAATTACAGCACCTGATGTATCATGGGCAATCAGTGGCTCCAGTGAAGTGAAAGATGCTGCGTGGGAGTTTGTAAAGTGGATGTGTGACGATATGCAGCAGTCAGTAGTAGATGGTCTGGGATTTTTCAGTGTTCTAAAAGATGCTCCGGCTATGACAACGGAAACAACAGAGGCATATCAAAAAGCATATGATGCCATTGTAGCTATCATTGCAAGTGGTAACACAGTGGGATTCAGAGAAGCACTCTATCCGGAAATGGGTGACGCACTGTATGATAATCTACAATTATTGGCAACAGGCGGAACTACACCTGAAGAGGCTACTTTGGCAATGGATACTGCTTGTGAAGCGTTAAAATAG
- a CDS encoding DUF6618 family protein → MIRYRVDSQNKRMDPSTWEGSINYIYDKGFYECGVTSRGSTFRLMIGKHKDENFLCIPNWNVGIELSKLKDRFWNYEQLTQYGKMGKVDAHSVADALVTLDKYIKL, encoded by the coding sequence ATGATCCGTTATCGAGTTGACAGTCAGAATAAACGGATGGATCCGAGCACCTGGGAAGGAAGCATTAATTACATCTATGACAAAGGTTTTTATGAATGCGGGGTAACATCCAGAGGAAGTACGTTTCGACTGATGATTGGAAAGCATAAAGATGAAAATTTTCTGTGTATTCCCAACTGGAATGTTGGAATTGAACTATCAAAGCTGAAAGACAGGTTCTGGAATTATGAACAGCTGACACAGTATGGGAAAATGGGAAAGGTGGACGCACATAGCGTTGCGGATGCACTCGTCACATTGGACAAGTATATTAAACTATGA
- a CDS encoding SDR family NAD(P)-dependent oxidoreductase has protein sequence MFCLKNKKILVLGASGGIGYALVNMLKSMGTVVIASDVQDEFKDKDVWYMKCDVSDPVSIEEMFIKIKHDIGSLDGFVYSTGIGSSNDFKNTTLEHFDKVISVNLRGAFYSSKEAEKLMKSGGSIVFVSSQKGLCGSTGSLAYNVSKGGLIIMARSMALELGKDGIRVNCICPGPTETPMLEKDIDNQVNKENARMKITKSNPLNRIAQPDMIASGIVYALSDEAQFMTGTELVIDGGDISGVRNM, from the coding sequence ATGTTTTGCTTAAAGAATAAAAAAATTCTTGTTTTAGGTGCTTCAGGAGGAATTGGATATGCACTGGTAAATATGCTCAAATCCATGGGAACAGTCGTTATAGCATCTGATGTACAAGATGAATTTAAGGATAAAGATGTTTGGTATATGAAATGTGATGTTTCGGATCCTGTCTCTATAGAAGAAATGTTTATAAAAATCAAACATGATATAGGAAGTCTAGATGGTTTTGTATATAGTACTGGTATTGGATCATCAAATGACTTTAAGAATACAACTTTAGAACATTTCGATAAAGTGATTTCTGTGAATTTGCGAGGAGCTTTTTATTCAAGTAAAGAAGCGGAAAAATTGATGAAATCAGGAGGAAGTATTGTATTTGTGTCTTCACAAAAAGGTCTATGTGGGTCTACCGGTAGTCTGGCATATAATGTGTCAAAAGGCGGTCTGATTATCATGGCACGTAGTATGGCGTTAGAACTGGGAAAAGACGGAATTCGTGTAAACTGCATTTGTCCCGGACCTACGGAAACACCAATGTTAGAAAAAGATATAGATAATCAAGTAAATAAGGAAAATGCTAGAATGAAAATCACAAAATCTAATCCTTTAAATCGAATCGCTCAGCCAGACATGATTGCTTCGGGAATTGTCTATGCTTTGAGCGATGAAGCACAATTTATGACAGGCACAGAGCTTGTAATTGATGGTGGTGACATTTCAGGAGTAAGAAACATGTAG
- a CDS encoding carbohydrate ABC transporter permease, which yields MINYRNSKKLGYLFVIPLCVFVFVFMVYPIIYNIQNSFHDWNGIEVEKTFIGLQNYIELFRDPIFKTVLKNFALFAVFTVGVQCVLGLLIANLFRKKFFGRDIAKAIVFMPAVLSSVIIGQIFFRIMDPNVGYLNSFFKAVGLDFLAGAWLSDPKTAFFVIIIINIWQWTGYSVTLYYGAMMGISNDMYEAAKIDGASGFQILKSITIPLVRGTTYNLTIIGVIGALKQYDLVAVMTAGGPANSTQTFASYMYQASFGTYRQGYASAIAVVMFIIAMIITIIQLRMYNSKTLY from the coding sequence ATGATTAACTATAGAAATAGTAAAAAACTAGGTTATTTGTTTGTGATACCACTGTGCGTGTTTGTATTTGTTTTTATGGTCTATCCGATTATTTATAACATACAGAATAGTTTCCATGATTGGAATGGAATTGAGGTCGAAAAAACATTTATTGGACTGCAGAATTATATTGAGCTTTTCCGTGATCCTATTTTTAAAACAGTATTGAAGAATTTTGCCTTATTTGCAGTCTTTACAGTTGGTGTTCAATGTGTTCTCGGGCTTTTGATTGCAAATCTGTTTCGAAAGAAGTTTTTTGGAAGAGACATAGCTAAGGCAATTGTCTTCATGCCGGCAGTTCTTTCATCCGTTATTATTGGTCAGATATTTTTCCGTATTATGGATCCTAATGTAGGCTATTTGAATTCATTTTTTAAAGCTGTAGGTTTGGACTTTCTTGCAGGGGCATGGCTGTCAGATCCGAAGACCGCATTTTTTGTGATTATTATTATCAATATCTGGCAGTGGACAGGATATTCTGTAACACTCTATTATGGGGCGATGATGGGAATTTCAAATGATATGTATGAGGCGGCTAAGATTGATGGTGCAAGTGGATTTCAGATATTGAAGAGTATTACAATACCATTAGTCCGCGGAACAACATATAATCTGACAATTATTGGAGTAATAGGAGCGTTAAAGCAGTATGATCTGGTTGCGGTTATGACAGCTGGAGGACCTGCAAATTCTACCCAGACATTTGCATCATACATGTATCAGGCTTCATTCGGGACATATCGACAGGGGTATGCGAGTGCAATAGCAGTTGTCATGTTTATCATTGCTATGATTATCACGATTATACAGCTTCGTATGTATAACTCAAAAACACTTTATTAG
- a CDS encoding ADP-ribosylglycohydrolase family protein — translation MMDRELYRKKLQGCWLGKNVGGTLGMPMEWERAANDVTYYTHESKGKPLANDDLDIQILWLIALEDKGLHIDAKILGEYFNEFMIFTHAEYGTAKTNLRAGLQPPVTGTFNNEFKDSCGSYIRSEIWACIFPGYPELAAKYAYEDAVVDHGNGEGVYAEVFIAAMESAAFYETDIRRLIEIGLSYIPEKCDLYCCIREAIEAYDKGISWKDSREMIMKDYVGHLEWHGIAVEDAEKGYDQGKMGWDVPSNIMIIVFSLLYGKGDFDKSICTAVHYGEDTDCTAGTIASMFGIMYGTDCMDEKWLKPIGNAIVTVSLDPFRLEKKIPHTIDELAERVEKIHNVAMSEFGLDAKAEDFMAPSYFANIYKDLDVVKYEFPYLTVRLDYCGDPVLKKDESKKIRIILSNNSKSINSDRVKVYLYTRDGYQVMPSNEQAVFLTMAHMGSGMKSIEFEISTENIETNIHYFIAEIRFEENKNSHVMTVPFVLLSESGTVVPVEWERKIKGGKVISMPRI, via the coding sequence ATGATGGATAGAGAGTTATATAGAAAAAAACTTCAGGGATGCTGGTTGGGCAAGAATGTTGGAGGAACACTTGGTATGCCTATGGAATGGGAGCGTGCAGCAAATGATGTGACATATTACACACATGAAAGCAAAGGGAAACCGCTGGCAAATGATGATTTGGATATACAGATTCTTTGGCTTATTGCATTGGAAGATAAGGGACTGCATATTGATGCAAAAATTCTTGGCGAATACTTTAATGAATTTATGATATTTACGCATGCAGAATATGGGACTGCTAAGACAAATTTACGTGCAGGATTACAACCCCCGGTTACAGGAACATTTAATAATGAATTTAAAGACAGTTGTGGTTCTTATATACGTTCGGAAATTTGGGCATGCATATTCCCTGGATATCCGGAATTAGCAGCTAAATATGCTTATGAGGATGCAGTTGTAGACCATGGAAACGGAGAAGGCGTATATGCTGAGGTGTTTATTGCTGCCATGGAGAGTGCTGCTTTTTATGAAACGGATATACGAAGGCTGATAGAAATCGGACTGTCATATATTCCGGAGAAATGTGATTTGTATTGTTGTATCCGTGAGGCAATCGAGGCTTATGATAAAGGTATCAGCTGGAAAGATTCTAGAGAAATGATAATGAAAGATTATGTCGGACATTTGGAGTGGCACGGAATTGCGGTCGAAGATGCGGAAAAAGGATATGATCAGGGAAAAATGGGATGGGATGTTCCATCTAACATCATGATTATTGTATTTTCCTTGTTATATGGAAAAGGAGATTTTGATAAATCTATCTGTACGGCAGTTCACTATGGTGAGGATACAGACTGTACAGCGGGAACAATCGCGTCAATGTTCGGAATTATGTATGGTACGGACTGTATGGATGAAAAATGGCTGAAACCAATCGGGAATGCAATCGTAACAGTTAGCCTTGATCCGTTCAGATTGGAAAAAAAGATACCGCATACGATTGATGAATTGGCAGAACGGGTAGAAAAGATACATAATGTAGCTATGAGTGAGTTTGGACTGGATGCAAAGGCAGAAGATTTTATGGCACCATCATATTTCGCAAATATTTACAAGGATTTAGACGTGGTCAAATACGAGTTTCCATATTTGACAGTAAGGCTTGATTATTGTGGAGATCCTGTTTTGAAAAAGGATGAGTCAAAAAAAATCAGAATTATCTTGTCAAACAATTCAAAATCTATAAATTCGGACAGAGTGAAAGTATATTTGTATACCAGAGATGGGTATCAGGTAATGCCTTCAAATGAGCAGGCTGTATTTCTAACAATGGCACATATGGGTTCAGGAATGAAATCAATTGAGTTTGAAATCAGTACTGAAAATATAGAGACAAATATCCACTATTTTATAGCAGAAATACGTTTTGAAGAAAATAAGAACAGTCACGTAATGACAGTGCCTTTTGTATTGTTAAGTGAATCAGGAACAGTGGTTCCGGTTGAATGGGAGCGGAAGATAAAAGGTGGAAAAGTGATTAGTATGCCGAGAATCTGA
- a CDS encoding helix-turn-helix domain-containing protein: MLNENMKAIRKSKGLSQEELAIKLNVVRQTISKWEQGLSVPDSDMLISISEVLETPVSTLLGETIAESKIDDLKVISEKLEIINLQLAQRKETRRRTLHGFCIALCTIIVIVFAVLTVLKSPYLGWDYSVPETAVVGVGFHALEWLFVRIAPVILIGAVIGLIWTRKKK, translated from the coding sequence ATGCTAAACGAAAATATGAAAGCTATCAGAAAATCAAAAGGACTTTCACAAGAAGAACTCGCTATTAAATTGAATGTGGTACGGCAAACAATCTCTAAATGGGAGCAAGGATTGTCGGTACCCGATTCTGATATGCTGATTTCCATTTCGGAAGTGCTGGAAACACCCGTAAGCACCTTGCTTGGAGAAACAATTGCTGAGTCGAAGATTGATGATTTAAAAGTAATTTCCGAAAAGCTTGAGATTATAAACTTACAGCTCGCACAAAGGAAAGAAACAAGACGAAGAACACTTCACGGTTTTTGCATCGCCTTGTGTACGATTATAGTAATTGTTTTTGCGGTCTTAACTGTATTGAAAAGTCCATATTTAGGTTGGGATTATAGTGTCCCTGAAACCGCAGTTGTCGGAGTTGGCTTTCACGCATTAGAGTGGCTGTTTGTCAGAATCGCACCAGTTATCCTGATTGGAGCCGTTATTGGACTTATCTGGACACGAAAGAAAAAATAG
- a CDS encoding relaxase family protein produces MKYKEWQANKTANSWKTQLRKDINQIIKITSTYTEFLAIMRAKGYEIGNDALDETGGKYITFLPVGRERVIGGKEFKKNKNMDEKKLIDSRKYFIFKIRDLVNKLNCLICGRELKTAFVMTYGTSGKKNPIITESV; encoded by the coding sequence ATGAAATACAAAGAATGGCAGGCAAATAAGACTGCGAACAGTTGGAAAACACAGCTTCGTAAGGACATTAACCAAATCATCAAGATCACTTCCACCTATACAGAATTTCTTGCCATCATGCGAGCAAAAGGCTACGAAATAGGCAATGATGCTCTGGACGAAACGGGTGGAAAATACATCACTTTTCTTCCAGTTGGCAGAGAACGTGTAATCGGGGGAAAGGAATTTAAAAAGAATAAAAACATGGACGAAAAGAAACTGATAGACAGTAGAAAATATTTTATTTTCAAAATACGTGATTTAGTCAACAAATTGAACTGTTTGATATGTGGCAGGGAACTAAAAACTGCATTCGTGATGACTTATGGTACTTCTGGCAAGAAAAATCCTATTATCACAGAATCAGTCTGA